The following are encoded in a window of Halorarum salinum genomic DNA:
- a CDS encoding DUF7344 domain-containing protein codes for MDVRQRTTTILRNLGHPYRQETITIVSDRSEPLTVDELAREIGTRTNAVGSDAHESDSVETISIELHHSHLPKLAAGDLIEYDSDANLVSSTQSTTHLRSLVEIAYSIAEVV; via the coding sequence ATGGACGTGAGACAACGGACCACGACGATACTTAGGAACCTCGGACATCCGTACCGCCAGGAGACCATTACAATCGTCTCGGACCGGAGCGAGCCGCTAACAGTCGACGAGTTAGCGCGAGAAATCGGCACTCGGACCAACGCGGTCGGGTCCGATGCCCACGAGTCAGATTCGGTCGAGACGATATCTATCGAACTCCATCATAGCCATCTGCCGAAACTCGCGGCGGGAGACCTCATCGAGTACGATTCGGACGCGAACCTCGTGTCATCGACGCAGAGCACCACCCATCTGAGGTCCCTCGTCGAGATTGCCTACTCGATCGCGG
- a CDS encoding helix-turn-helix domain-containing protein encodes MTVLASFVVDSKVLPIGQLVRENPSMTLEFERIVPTEDALMPYFWVHGGDIASFEGDLAASPLVTDFDLLDQFENTALYRVEWKPDQGMLIQGIVEAEGAILEGDVGQAQMEFLVRFPDHDHLGRFYNYCMEHDITVEMRQIYSLTDRSERAREFGLTADQREALVLAARYGYFSTPRETSMSELADELGITQQAMSERIRRGMEKVMLEALGLARNDEE; translated from the coding sequence ATGACTGTCCTCGCCTCGTTCGTGGTCGATTCCAAGGTACTCCCCATTGGACAGCTGGTCCGTGAGAATCCTAGTATGACCCTGGAGTTCGAGCGGATCGTCCCGACAGAGGACGCGCTCATGCCCTACTTCTGGGTTCATGGGGGCGATATCGCCAGTTTCGAGGGAGACCTTGCGGCGAGCCCCCTGGTCACGGACTTTGACCTCCTCGACCAGTTCGAGAACACGGCGCTCTACCGCGTCGAATGGAAACCCGACCAGGGCATGCTCATCCAGGGGATCGTCGAAGCCGAGGGCGCGATTCTGGAGGGCGACGTCGGCCAGGCCCAGATGGAATTTCTCGTCCGCTTTCCCGACCACGACCACCTCGGCCGGTTCTACAACTACTGCATGGAGCACGACATCACCGTCGAAATGCGGCAGATCTACTCGCTGACCGACCGCTCCGAACGCGCCCGCGAGTTCGGACTCACCGCGGACCAACGCGAGGCCCTCGTGCTCGCCGCCCGATACGGCTACTTCAGCACCCCTCGTGAAACTTCGATGAGCGAGTTGGCCGACGAACTCGGTATCACCCAGCAAGCGATGTCCGAACGAATCCGGCGCGGGATGGAGAAGGTAATGTTGGAGGCTCTTGGACTCGCTCGGAACGACGAGGAGTAG
- a CDS encoding DUF5781 family protein, protein MDVRLRGDGPVDPFLGAASLFETEHDLDLPVHVRVRGNPEERTWAGHYDDRHVLNISRKAATSAMARELALHEFAHMARYEEGHPSHVQSTDEALFLALSGHSIERRRLAHCYQIANHMKDIYADDITLSVGPAGKLVTFFESQLAAAVADRPREHHHPDSRLLTGATDPDITAVNAAFALAMCDRHDLVASDHRLYDLAHAAADDAPEVDLPAFRRLFRSLAADPTESEHRKALVEATRLYAVDADGSGDGPAAAD, encoded by the coding sequence ATGGACGTACGACTGCGGGGCGACGGTCCCGTCGACCCCTTCCTGGGGGCCGCGTCCCTCTTCGAGACCGAGCACGACCTCGACCTGCCGGTCCACGTCCGCGTCCGGGGGAACCCCGAGGAGCGGACCTGGGCCGGCCACTACGACGACCGGCACGTGCTGAACATCTCGCGGAAGGCCGCGACGAGCGCGATGGCCCGCGAACTCGCGCTCCACGAGTTCGCCCACATGGCCCGCTACGAGGAGGGACACCCCTCACACGTCCAGTCGACCGACGAGGCGCTGTTCCTCGCACTCTCGGGCCACTCCATCGAGCGTCGCCGACTGGCCCACTGCTATCAGATCGCCAACCACATGAAGGACATCTACGCCGACGACATCACCCTCTCGGTGGGACCGGCCGGGAAACTCGTCACGTTCTTCGAGTCGCAGCTGGCCGCGGCGGTCGCCGACCGGCCCCGCGAGCACCACCACCCCGACTCGCGGCTGCTGACGGGCGCGACCGACCCCGACATCACCGCCGTCAACGCCGCGTTCGCGCTGGCGATGTGCGACCGCCACGACCTCGTCGCGTCCGACCACCGGCTGTACGACCTCGCGCACGCGGCCGCGGACGACGCGCCGGAGGTGGACCTGCCCGCGTTCAGGCGGCTGTTCCGCTCGCTGGCGGCCGACCCCACCGAATCGGAGCACCGGAAGGCGCTCGTGGAGGCGACCCGGCTGTACGCGGTCGACGCGGACGGGTCGGGTGACGGGCCGGCGGCGGCGGACTGA
- a CDS encoding elongation factor EF-2, whose product MGRRKKIVQECETLMDNPEQIRNIAIAAHVDHGKTTLSDNLLAGAGMISEDTAGEQLAMDTEEDEQERGITIDAANVSMTHEYEGENHLINLIDTPGHVDFGGDVTRAMRAVDGALVVVDAVEGAMPQTETVLRQALREGVKPALFINKVDRLINELQEGPQEMQERLLDVITDVNELIRGMTEEMDDITEDWTVSVEEGTVAFGSALYKWGVSMPSMEATGISFGEVIDMERNDERDELHAQTPLSDVVLDMVAEHFPNPLKAQPFRVPRIWRGDAESDVAEDMRTVDRGGDIVFMCTDIGMDPHAGEIATGRVFSGTLEKGQELYVSGTAGRNRVQSVGIYMGGEREELDRGVPAGNIAAVTGLKDAIAGSTVSDVEMTPFESIEHISEPVITKSVEAQNMDDLPKLIQTLQQVAKEDPTIRVEINEDTGEHLISGQGELHLEVITQRIQKNQGIPVTTGEPIVVFREQPQEASREVEGVSPNRHNKFYITVEPMAQGIVDAIQLGEATMDMPELERREALQEAGMDKDTSQNVEHIHGTNVLIDETKGIQHLNETMELVIEGLEEALDDGPLAAEPVQGALFRLHDARLHEDTIHRGPAQVIPAVRDAVHRALIDGEVRLLEPIQDVRIDVPNEYMGDASGEIQGRRGRVDDMYQEGDLMVIEGIAPVEEMIGFSSDIRSATEGRASWNTENAGFRVLVDNLQRETIMEIRERKGMKLELPQSIDYI is encoded by the coding sequence ATGGGCCGACGAAAGAAAATCGTACAGGAATGTGAGACGCTGATGGACAATCCGGAGCAGATCCGGAACATCGCCATCGCGGCTCACGTGGACCACGGCAAGACGACCCTCTCCGACAACCTCCTCGCTGGCGCGGGCATGATCTCGGAGGACACCGCGGGCGAGCAGCTCGCGATGGACACCGAGGAGGACGAGCAGGAGCGGGGCATCACCATCGACGCGGCGAACGTCTCGATGACCCACGAGTACGAGGGGGAAAACCACCTCATCAACCTCATCGACACGCCCGGCCACGTCGACTTCGGCGGCGACGTGACCCGCGCGATGCGCGCCGTCGACGGCGCGCTCGTGGTCGTCGACGCGGTCGAGGGCGCGATGCCCCAGACCGAGACGGTGCTGCGGCAGGCGCTCCGCGAGGGCGTAAAGCCCGCGCTGTTCATCAACAAGGTCGACCGCCTCATCAACGAGCTCCAGGAGGGGCCCCAGGAGATGCAAGAGCGGCTCCTCGACGTCATCACCGACGTGAACGAGCTCATCCGCGGGATGACCGAGGAGATGGACGACATCACCGAGGACTGGACGGTCTCCGTCGAGGAGGGCACCGTCGCGTTCGGCTCGGCGCTGTACAAGTGGGGCGTCTCGATGCCCTCGATGGAGGCGACCGGCATCTCCTTCGGCGAGGTCATCGACATGGAGCGGAACGACGAGCGCGACGAGCTCCACGCGCAGACCCCGCTCTCGGACGTCGTGCTCGACATGGTCGCCGAGCACTTCCCAAACCCGCTCAAGGCCCAGCCGTTCCGCGTGCCGCGCATCTGGCGCGGCGACGCCGAGTCCGACGTCGCCGAGGACATGCGGACGGTCGACCGCGGGGGCGACATCGTCTTCATGTGCACCGACATCGGGATGGACCCCCACGCGGGCGAGATCGCGACCGGCCGCGTCTTCTCGGGCACCCTCGAGAAGGGCCAGGAGCTGTACGTCTCCGGGACGGCGGGCCGGAACCGCGTCCAGTCGGTCGGCATCTACATGGGCGGCGAGCGCGAAGAGCTCGACCGCGGCGTCCCCGCGGGCAACATCGCCGCCGTCACCGGCCTGAAGGACGCCATCGCCGGCTCCACCGTCTCCGACGTGGAGATGACGCCGTTCGAGTCGATCGAGCACATCTCCGAGCCGGTCATCACGAAGTCCGTCGAGGCACAGAACATGGACGACCTGCCGAAGCTCATCCAGACGCTCCAGCAGGTCGCCAAGGAGGACCCGACCATCCGCGTGGAGATCAACGAGGACACCGGCGAGCACCTCATCTCCGGGCAGGGCGAGCTCCACCTCGAGGTCATCACCCAGCGCATCCAGAAGAACCAGGGCATCCCGGTCACGACCGGCGAGCCCATCGTCGTGTTCCGCGAGCAGCCGCAGGAGGCCTCCCGCGAGGTCGAGGGCGTCTCGCCGAACCGGCACAACAAGTTCTACATCACGGTCGAGCCGATGGCCCAGGGGATCGTCGACGCCATCCAGCTCGGCGAGGCGACGATGGACATGCCCGAACTCGAGCGCCGCGAGGCGCTCCAGGAGGCCGGCATGGACAAGGACACCTCCCAGAACGTCGAGCACATCCACGGGACGAACGTCCTCATCGACGAGACGAAGGGGATCCAGCACCTGAACGAGACGATGGAGCTCGTCATCGAGGGCCTCGAGGAGGCGCTCGACGACGGCCCGCTCGCGGCCGAGCCCGTCCAGGGCGCGCTGTTCCGACTCCACGACGCCCGGCTCCACGAGGACACCATCCACCGCGGCCCGGCCCAGGTCATCCCGGCGGTGCGCGACGCGGTCCACCGCGCGCTCATCGACGGCGAGGTCCGGCTCCTCGAGCCGATCCAGGACGTCCGCATCGACGTGCCCAACGAGTACATGGGCGACGCCTCCGGCGAGATCCAGGGTCGCCGCGGCCGCGTCGACGACATGTACCAGGAGGGCGACCTCATGGTCATCGAGGGCATCGCGCCCGTCGAGGAGATGATCGGCTTCTCCAGCGACATCCGCAGCGCGACGGAGGGTCGCGCCTCGTGGAACACGGAGAACGCAGGCTTCCGCGTGCTGGTCGACAACCTCCAGCGCGAGACGATCATGGAGATCCGCGAGCGGAAGGGCATGAAGCTGGAGCTGCCCCAGTCGATCGACTACATCTAG
- a CDS encoding PQQ-binding-like beta-propeller repeat protein: MSIRTRRTVLASLGALAGVSVAGQSLAADGTNEAGSDASEPSEQSLDWSTRRAGPGRTGSVPADAAPGGEYAAEAWTAGSGEFVFVEEPIVADGTVYRPFMIDDVSFRGGVVAFDAETGEERWRHVSAYYSQNDGWPTGIGRVNSAPTVAAGRLYLTSRAGTSDAEYGGLHALDAETGEVAWSETDRGWNGSPLYADGTLYVTAAPGEDVHALDPATGETRWRTDDSYSSGYVGFADDTLLGSRYPASGDADADPEVVGWNPDDGSIRWATTADEDVPVGGGAIEGDAVFSTVGATPDDEDRANEVVAWSPREGSVRWRTTLTPDGEDPEPLVSAPAVADGTVYVHVGPRTSRRDQHERSRDPLSTAYALDAATGEIEWTYDAPTVLLGDPSVAGDTVYVGGHAVQKKEKQGPSTIRRYPTVHALAAGDGSERWSYLLRAESDDVRMAMTPAVADGRVYAGIHDYGYEQSDGVFALEASDVAPDSANLPISSDAPVARIATDPEDAESRTLDGGTTVTLDGSASAGEVETYEWRVGESGSFEAGDPSIDVTLDFCGSIEVSLRVTGPDGGESTASATLSTVEG; the protein is encoded by the coding sequence ATGTCCATCCGGACTCGACGCACGGTCCTCGCATCGCTAGGCGCGCTCGCGGGTGTGAGCGTCGCCGGTCAATCACTCGCCGCGGACGGAACGAACGAGGCCGGTTCCGACGCGAGCGAGCCCTCCGAGCAGTCCCTCGACTGGTCGACCCGCCGCGCCGGACCAGGTCGGACGGGGAGCGTCCCCGCCGACGCCGCCCCGGGCGGCGAGTACGCCGCCGAAGCGTGGACGGCGGGATCGGGGGAGTTCGTCTTCGTGGAGGAACCGATCGTCGCCGACGGCACCGTCTACCGCCCGTTCATGATCGACGACGTGTCGTTCCGCGGCGGCGTCGTCGCGTTCGACGCCGAGACGGGCGAGGAACGCTGGCGACACGTCTCGGCCTACTACTCGCAGAATGACGGCTGGCCGACCGGAATCGGGCGCGTCAACTCGGCGCCGACGGTCGCCGCCGGTCGGCTCTACCTGACGAGCAGAGCCGGAACCAGCGACGCCGAATACGGCGGCCTCCACGCGCTCGACGCGGAGACGGGGGAGGTGGCGTGGAGCGAGACCGATCGGGGGTGGAACGGATCCCCGCTGTACGCCGACGGTACCCTGTACGTCACAGCCGCCCCCGGGGAGGACGTCCACGCGCTGGACCCGGCGACCGGCGAGACACGCTGGCGCACCGACGACTCGTACTCCAGCGGGTACGTCGGGTTCGCGGACGACACGCTCCTCGGGAGCCGCTACCCCGCCTCCGGGGACGCCGACGCGGACCCCGAGGTCGTCGGCTGGAACCCCGACGACGGGAGCATCCGGTGGGCCACGACGGCCGACGAGGACGTTCCCGTCGGGGGCGGCGCCATCGAGGGCGACGCCGTCTTCTCCACCGTCGGAGCCACACCCGACGACGAGGACCGGGCAAACGAGGTGGTAGCGTGGTCTCCGAGGGAGGGGAGCGTACGCTGGCGGACGACGCTCACGCCCGACGGCGAGGACCCCGAACCGCTCGTCAGCGCCCCGGCCGTCGCCGACGGGACCGTCTACGTCCACGTCGGCCCCAGAACCAGCCGCCGGGACCAGCACGAGCGGAGCCGCGACCCCCTGTCGACCGCGTACGCGCTCGACGCTGCGACGGGAGAGATCGAGTGGACGTACGACGCGCCGACCGTCCTCCTCGGCGACCCCAGCGTCGCCGGCGACACGGTGTACGTCGGCGGCCACGCCGTCCAGAAGAAGGAGAAGCAGGGACCCTCCACCATCCGCCGGTACCCCACCGTCCACGCGCTGGCCGCGGGGGACGGTAGCGAGCGCTGGAGCTACCTCCTCCGGGCCGAGAGCGACGACGTCAGGATGGCGATGACGCCCGCCGTCGCCGACGGCCGCGTGTACGCCGGGATCCACGACTACGGGTACGAGCAGTCCGACGGCGTCTTCGCGCTGGAGGCGAGCGACGTCGCGCCCGACTCGGCGAACCTGCCGATCTCCTCGGACGCGCCGGTCGCCCGTATCGCGACCGACCCCGAGGACGCCGAGAGCCGGACCCTCGACGGCGGGACCACCGTCACGCTGGACGGCTCCGCCTCTGCGGGCGAGGTGGAGACCTACGAGTGGCGGGTCGGCGAGAGCGGCTCGTTCGAGGCCGGCGATCCGTCGATCGACGTGACGCTGGACTTCTGCGGGTCGATCGAGGTCTCCCTCCGCGTGACCGGTCCGGACGGCGGGGAGAGCACCGCGTCCGCGACGCTCTCGACCGTGGAGGGGTAG
- a CDS encoding amino acid-binding protein, whose amino-acid sequence MTPEPASAHGERPPSGRTVLTDGGPGRDDASGADGDGPKGDPAETQADGGDAPVAHTIRLELVDEPGQLLAALKPIAEHGGNLLSVFHERGNITPRGHIPVAVDIECPPDRFDTILEALRENGVNVTRAGAEEFGAEVTVVLVGHLIDTDLSDTLRRLADCANATVADLELSAPAGAGSDEQSSARLRLRAREGETREVLDTVRSVAGEKGIHVIEPMEGGQ is encoded by the coding sequence ATGACCCCCGAACCGGCGTCCGCCCACGGCGAGCGCCCGCCGTCGGGGAGGACCGTGCTGACCGACGGCGGCCCCGGACGCGACGACGCGTCGGGTGCCGACGGCGACGGCCCGAAGGGCGACCCCGCCGAGACCCAGGCCGACGGCGGCGACGCCCCCGTCGCCCACACCATCCGCCTCGAACTCGTCGACGAACCCGGCCAGCTGCTCGCGGCGCTGAAGCCCATCGCCGAGCACGGCGGCAACCTCCTGTCGGTGTTCCACGAGCGCGGGAACATCACGCCGCGCGGGCACATCCCCGTGGCCGTCGACATCGAGTGTCCGCCCGACCGGTTCGACACCATCCTCGAGGCGCTGCGCGAGAACGGCGTGAACGTCACCCGCGCCGGCGCCGAGGAGTTCGGCGCCGAGGTGACCGTCGTGCTCGTCGGGCACCTCATCGACACCGACCTCTCGGACACCCTCCGCCGGCTGGCCGACTGCGCGAACGCGACCGTCGCCGACCTGGAACTGTCCGCGCCCGCGGGCGCCGGGAGCGACGAACAGTCGAGCGCTCGCCTGCGCCTCCGCGCGCGGGAGGGCGAGACGCGCGAGGTGCTCGACACCGTCCGGTCGGTCGCCGGGGAGAAGGGGATCCACGTCATCGAGCCGATGGAGGGGGGCCAATGA
- a CDS encoding homoserine dehydrogenase: protein MTRLAVLGAGAVGRSVAELAAEYGHTVTALADSTTATVDPEGVDVAAALADKGAGAGLGDADPADALSAEYDVLVEATPTTLGDAEPAFSHLRTALERDGHVVLANKGPVAERYADVRALEAESAGEVLFEATVGGAIPALATVDDLGPERVEAVRGVLNGTANFVLSRMAAEGLDYDHVLAEAQDLGVAEADPSFDVEGTDAALKCVILANVLREADCGSIEELRERELSLADATVDGIRNVTGSALELASNDGRTVRLIGEATREGVRVGPRLVPENGTLAVSGTRNIVEIDARYAGNLAISGAGAGGEETASAVLSDVGRLG from the coding sequence ATGACGCGGCTCGCCGTCCTCGGCGCCGGCGCCGTCGGCCGCTCCGTGGCGGAGCTCGCGGCCGAGTATGGCCACACCGTCACCGCGCTCGCCGACTCGACCACCGCGACGGTCGACCCCGAGGGCGTGGACGTGGCCGCCGCGCTCGCCGACAAGGGAGCGGGCGCGGGGCTCGGCGACGCCGACCCGGCCGACGCGCTGTCGGCCGAGTACGACGTGCTCGTCGAGGCGACGCCGACGACGCTCGGGGACGCCGAGCCCGCGTTCTCGCACCTCCGGACGGCCCTGGAGCGGGACGGACACGTCGTGCTCGCGAACAAGGGCCCCGTCGCCGAGCGCTACGCCGACGTCCGCGCGCTCGAGGCCGAGAGCGCCGGCGAGGTGCTGTTCGAGGCGACCGTCGGGGGCGCGATCCCGGCGCTCGCGACCGTCGACGACCTCGGCCCCGAACGGGTCGAGGCCGTCAGGGGCGTGCTCAACGGAACGGCGAACTTCGTGCTCTCCCGGATGGCCGCCGAGGGGCTCGACTACGACCACGTGCTCGCGGAGGCCCAGGACCTCGGCGTCGCCGAGGCCGACCCGTCCTTCGACGTGGAGGGGACCGACGCGGCGCTGAAGTGCGTCATCCTCGCGAACGTGCTCCGTGAGGCCGACTGCGGCTCGATCGAGGAGCTTCGGGAGCGGGAGCTCTCGCTCGCGGACGCGACCGTCGACGGCATCCGGAACGTCACCGGGAGCGCGCTGGAACTCGCGAGCAACGACGGCCGGACGGTCAGGCTCATCGGCGAGGCGACGCGCGAGGGCGTTCGCGTGGGTCCGCGGCTGGTCCCGGAGAACGGCACCCTCGCGGTGTCGGGCACGCGGAACATCGTCGAGATCGACGCGAGGTACGCCGGCAACCTGGCCATCTCGGGTGCGGGGGCCGGGGGGGAGGAGACCGCTAGCGCGGTGCTCTCGGACGTCGGTCGGCTGGGGTAG
- the tuf gene encoding translation elongation factor EF-1 subunit alpha, with the protein MSQDKPHQNLAIIGHVDHGKSTLVGRLLFETGSVPEHVIEQYREEAEEKGKGGFEFAYVMDNLAEERERGVTIDIAHQEFTTDDYYFTIVDCPGHRDFVKNMITGASQADNAVLVVAADDGVAPQTREHVFLARTLGINELIVAVNKMDVVDYSQDTYDEVVSEVEDLLNQVRFGTEDASFIPISAFEGDNIAERSDETSWYDGEILLEALNSLPETEPPTDAPLRLPIQDVYTISGIGTVPVGRIETGEMSPGDNVSFQPSDVGGEVKTVEMHHEEVDYAGPGDNVGFNVRGIGKDDIRRGDVCGPADDPPTVAETFQAQVVVMQHPSVITAGYTPVFHAHTAQVACTIESLDQKLDPASGEVAEENPDFIKSGDAAVVTIRPQKPLSIEPSSEIPELGSFAVRDMGQTIAAGKVLSVDER; encoded by the coding sequence ATGAGCCAAGACAAACCCCACCAGAACCTGGCCATCATCGGCCACGTCGACCACGGGAAGTCCACGCTCGTGGGTCGCCTCCTCTTCGAGACCGGGAGCGTCCCCGAGCACGTCATCGAGCAGTATCGAGAGGAGGCCGAGGAGAAGGGCAAGGGCGGCTTCGAGTTCGCCTACGTCATGGACAACCTGGCCGAGGAGCGCGAGCGCGGCGTCACCATCGACATCGCCCACCAGGAGTTCACGACCGACGACTACTACTTCACCATCGTCGACTGCCCGGGCCACCGTGACTTCGTGAAGAACATGATCACGGGCGCCTCCCAGGCCGACAACGCGGTGCTCGTCGTCGCGGCCGACGACGGCGTCGCCCCCCAGACCCGCGAGCACGTCTTCCTCGCCCGCACGCTCGGCATCAACGAACTCATCGTCGCCGTCAACAAGATGGACGTCGTCGACTACTCGCAGGACACCTACGACGAGGTCGTCTCCGAGGTCGAGGACCTCCTCAACCAGGTCCGCTTCGGCACCGAGGACGCCTCGTTCATCCCGATCTCCGCCTTCGAGGGCGACAACATCGCCGAGCGCTCGGACGAGACGTCGTGGTACGACGGCGAGATCCTCCTCGAGGCGCTGAACAGCCTGCCGGAGACGGAGCCGCCGACGGACGCGCCGCTCCGCCTGCCGATCCAGGACGTCTACACCATCTCGGGCATCGGGACGGTTCCGGTCGGCCGCATCGAGACCGGCGAGATGTCCCCCGGCGACAACGTCTCCTTCCAGCCCAGCGACGTGGGCGGGGAAGTGAAGACCGTCGAGATGCACCACGAGGAGGTCGACTACGCGGGCCCGGGCGACAACGTCGGGTTCAACGTCCGCGGCATCGGCAAGGACGACATCCGCCGCGGCGACGTCTGCGGCCCCGCCGACGACCCGCCGACGGTCGCCGAGACGTTCCAGGCCCAGGTCGTCGTCATGCAGCACCCGTCCGTGATCACGGCGGGTTACACGCCGGTGTTCCACGCCCACACCGCGCAGGTGGCGTGTACGATCGAGTCGCTCGACCAGAAGCTCGACCCAGCCTCGGGCGAGGTCGCCGAGGAGAACCCGGACTTCATCAAGTCCGGCGACGCCGCGGTCGTCACCATCCGCCCGCAGAAGCCGCTCAGCATCGAACCGTCGAGCGAGATCCCGGAACTCGGCAGCTTCGCCGTCCGCGACATGGGTCAGACCATCGCGGCCGGCAAGGTGCTCAGCGTCGACGAGCGATAG
- the rpsJ gene encoding 30S ribosomal protein S10, which translates to MPDQQARVRLAGTAPEDLDDICDDVREIADKTGVALSGPIPLPTKTLEVPTRKSPDGEGTATWEHWEMRVHKRLIDIDADERALRQLMRIQVPNDVSIEIVLED; encoded by the coding sequence ATGCCGGACCAGCAGGCGCGCGTCCGACTCGCGGGCACGGCCCCGGAGGACCTGGACGACATCTGTGACGACGTCCGGGAGATCGCGGACAAGACCGGCGTCGCGCTGTCGGGACCGATCCCGCTCCCGACGAAGACGCTGGAGGTTCCGACCCGGAAGTCCCCCGACGGCGAAGGCACCGCCACGTGGGAGCACTGGGAGATGCGCGTCCACAAGCGGCTCATCGACATCGACGCCGACGAACGCGCGCTCCGGCAGCTGATGCGGATTCAGGTGCCGAACGACGTCAGCATCGAGATCGTCCTCGAGGACTGA
- a CDS encoding rhomboid family intramembrane serine protease — translation MSPTSGTDAGGGRAGRSVLLGNPVVETLAAMVLMSTLTWIGSLVGLVGLFALAPPVHRPPWGLLTSVYAHAGPGHLLSNAVVVALAGGLIARATTRLRFHAFFVATGVLAGLAQVWLGGLLGRTGAVLGASGAAFALVGYLLAANPVSSGVLDRLRLPPRVVVVVAGLIAGGLTLAFSPAGSALVAHFSGATLGLLAGRLGLLRV, via the coding sequence ATGTCCCCCACGTCGGGAACCGACGCAGGCGGTGGGCGCGCCGGACGGTCCGTCCTCCTCGGGAACCCGGTCGTCGAGACGCTCGCCGCGATGGTTCTCATGTCGACGCTGACCTGGATCGGCTCCCTCGTCGGGCTCGTCGGGCTGTTCGCGCTCGCGCCGCCCGTCCACCGGCCGCCCTGGGGGCTCCTCACGAGCGTCTACGCCCACGCCGGCCCGGGCCACCTGCTCTCGAACGCGGTCGTGGTCGCGCTCGCCGGCGGCCTGATCGCCCGGGCCACGACCCGGCTCCGCTTTCACGCCTTCTTCGTCGCGACGGGGGTGCTGGCGGGGCTCGCGCAGGTGTGGCTCGGCGGGCTACTCGGCCGGACGGGGGCGGTGCTGGGCGCCAGCGGGGCCGCGTTCGCGCTGGTCGGCTACCTGCTCGCGGCGAACCCGGTCTCGTCCGGGGTGCTCGACCGGCTCCGACTCCCCCCGCGGGTCGTCGTCGTGGTCGCCGGCCTGATCGCCGGCGGACTGACGCTCGCGTTCAGCCCGGCGGGGAGCGCGCTCGTCGCCCACTTCTCCGGCGCGACGCTCGGCCTGCTCGCGGGGCGACTCGGGCTGTTGCGGGTGTGA
- a CDS encoding type IV pilin, translating to MKFSKLFTDERAVSPVIGVILMVAITVILAAVIGTFVLGLGNNLGDTAPNANFDFDYEYDDVDGDYNVTATHSGGATISDDNAGNLTISAESNTTAFNGLSEGISSGDSAVLREVGTDETVRVIWTSQDGSNSQALAEGSTPSN from the coding sequence ATGAAATTCAGCAAGCTGTTCACGGACGAACGGGCTGTGTCGCCGGTCATCGGCGTCATCCTGATGGTCGCGATCACGGTGATCCTCGCGGCAGTGATCGGGACGTTCGTCCTCGGGCTGGGGAACAACCTCGGCGACACCGCGCCGAACGCGAATTTCGACTTCGACTATGAATACGACGATGTTGATGGCGATTACAACGTAACTGCAACGCACTCTGGTGGTGCGACGATAAGTGACGACAACGCCGGGAACTTGACGATCAGTGCAGAGAGCAATACCACCGCATTCAACGGCTTATCGGAGGGCATCAGTTCTGGAGACTCCGCTGTCCTGAGGGAAGTTGGGACCGATGAAACTGTAAGAGTAATCTGGACCTCGCAGGACGGTAGTAACTCGCAGGCACTTGCTGAAGGCAGCACGCCGAGCAACTAA